Proteins encoded by one window of Macaca fascicularis isolate 582-1 chromosome 10, T2T-MFA8v1.1:
- the LPIN3 gene encoding phosphatidate phosphatase LPIN3 isoform X6: MAGTASIGRRKRRRRRKPKQKEDAVATDSSSEELEAGAESELSLPEKPRPEPPGVQLEEKSSPQPKDIYPYSDGEWSPQASLSAGELTSPKSDSELEVRTPEPSPLRAESHMQWAWGRLPKVARAERPESSMVLEGRAEATSPPRGGPSTPSTSVAGSVDPSGPLIQQTEAGADLHPDTEDPTLVGPPLHTPETEETNTQSSGDMGLPPASKSWSWATLEGPVPTGQPERVSRGKGSPKRSQHLGPSDIYLDDLPSLDSENAALYFPQSDSGLGARRWSEPSSQKSLRDPNPEHEPEPTLDTVDTIALSLCGGLADSRDISLEKFSQHSVSYQDLTKNPGLLDDPNLVVKINGKHYNWAVAAPMILSLQAFQKNLPKSTMDKLEKEKMPRKGGRWWFSWRRRDFLAEERSAQREKTAAKEQQGEKTDVLSSDDDAPDSPVILEIPSLPPSTPPSTPTYKKSLRLSSDQIRRLNLQEGANDVVFSVTTQYQGTCRCKATIYLWKWDDKVVISDIDGTITKSDALGHILPQLGKDWTHQGITSLYHKIHLNGYKFLYCSARAIGMADLTKGYLQWVSEGGCSLPTGPILLSPSSLFSALHREVIEKKPEVFKVACLSDIQQLFLPHGQPFYAAFGNRPNDVFAYRQVGLPESRIFTVNPQGELIQELMKNHKSTYERLGEVVELLFPPVARGPSTDLANPEYSNFCYWREPLPTVDLDTLD; this comes from the exons ATGGCAGGCACGGCCTCCATTGGGCGGAGGAAGAGGCGTCGCAGGAGGAAGCCCAAGCAGAAGGAGGATGCAGTGGCAACTGATTCTAGTTCGGAGGAACTGGAGGCAGGCGCTGAGAGTGAGCTGTCCCTGCCGGAAAAGCCGAGGCCAGAGCCCCCAGG TGTCCAGTTGGAAGAGAAGTCTTCACCGCAGCCCAAAGACATCTACCCCTACTCGGATGGCGAGTGGTCCCCCCAGGCCAG CCTCTCAGCAGGTGAGCTAACATCCCCTAAGAGCGACTCGGAGCTGGAGGTGCGGACCCCGGAGCCCAGTCCCCTGAGAGCCGAGTCCCACATGCAGTGGGCCTGGGGGAGGCTGCCTAAG GTGGCCAGAGCTGAGCGGCCCGAGTCCTCAATGGTCCTTGAAGGCAGAGCTGAGGCAACCTCTCCTCCTCGGGGAGGACCCAGCACTCCCTCTACCTCTGTGGCTGGCAGCGTGGACCCTTCGGGACCCCTAATCCAGCAAACAGAGGCTGGTGCCGACCTTCATCCTGACACAGAGGATCCCACTCTAGTGGGTCCCCCTCTCCACACCCCAGAGACAGAGGAAACCAACACTCAGAGCTCTGGGGACATgggcctccctcctgcctccaagTCATGGAGCTGGGCCACTCTGGAGGGTCCAGTTCCCACTGGGCAGCCAGAGAGGGTCTCCAGGGGGAAAG GCTCCCCAAAGAGAAGCCAGCACCTGGGCCCCAGTGACATCTACCTGGACGACTTGCCCTCCCTGGACTCTGAGAATGCAGCGCTTTACTTCCCCCAGAG TGACTCTGGGCTGGGGGCCAGAAGATGGAGTGAACCCAGCAGTCAGAAGTCCCTGAGGGACCCCAACCCTGAACATGAACCTGAACCCACTCTGGACACAGTAGATACAATAGCACTGTCCCTCTGTGGTGGACTGGCTGACAGCCGGGACATCTCCCTAG AGAAATTCAGCCAGCACAGCGTCTCCTACCAGGACCTCACCAAAAACCCCGGACTTTTGGATGACCCAAACCTAGTGGTGAAAATCAATGGGAA GCATTATAACTGGGCTGTGGCTGCCCCCATGATCCTCTCCCTGCAAGCCTTCCAGaagaacttgcccaag AGCACCATGGACAAGCTGGAGAAGGAGAAGATGCCCCGGAAGGGTGGGCGATGGTGGTTTTCCTGGCGACGCAGGGACTTCCTGGCCGAGGAG CGCAGTGCCCAGAGGGAGAAGACTGCAGCCAAGGAGCAGCAGGG ggagaagacagatgTCCTGAGCAGTGATGACGACGCCCCAGACAGCCCTGTGATCCTCGAGATCCCCTCCTTGCCACCCTCCACTCCACCCTCCACTCCCACCTACAAGAAGTCCCTCCGCCTTTCCTCCGATCAGATT CGGCGCCTGAACCTGCAAGAAGGTGCCAATGATGTGGTGTTCAGTGTGACCACTCAGTACCAGGGCACCTGCCGCTGCAAGGCCACCATCTACCTGTGGAAATGGGACGACAAGGTGGTCATCTCTGACATCGACGGCACCATCACCAA GTCGGACGCTCTGGGTCATATCCTGCCCCAGCTGGGGAAAGACTGGACACACCAGGGCATCACCAGTCTCTATCACAAAATCCACCT AAATGGGTACAAGTTCCTGTACTGCTCGGCGCGGGCCATTGGCATGGCGGACCTCACCAAGGGGTACCTGCAGTGGGTGAGCGAGGGGGGCTGTAGCCTCCCCACGGGCCCCATCCTTCTGTCTCCCAGCAGCCTCTTCTCTGCCCTCCACAG AGAGGTGATTGAGAAGAAACCAGAGGTGTTCAAGGTCGCCTGCCTGAGTGACATCCAGCAGCTGTTTCTGCCCCATGGACAGCCCTTCTATGCTGCCTTTGGGAACAGGCCCAAT GATGTCTTTGCCTACCGGCAGGTGGGCCTACCTGAGTCACGCATCTTCACAGTCAACCCCCAGGGAGAGCTCATCCAGGAGCTCATGAAGAACCACAAGTCCAC GTATGAGCGGCTTGGTGAGGTGGTCGAGCTCCTCTTCCCACCTGTGGCCCGTGGCCCCAGCACAGACCTGGCCAACCCTGAATACAGTAACTTCTGCTACTGGCGGGAGCCACTGCCCACTGTGGACCTTGATACCCTGGACTGA
- the LPIN3 gene encoding phosphatidate phosphatase LPIN3 isoform X5 gives MAGTASIGRRKRRRRRKPKQKEDAVATDSSSEELEAGAESELSLPEKPRPEPPGSVQLEEKSSPQPKDIYPYSDGEWSPQASLSAGELTSPKSDSELEVRTPEPSPLRAESHMQWAWGRLPKVARAERPESSMVLEGRAEATSPPRGGPSTPSTSVAGSVDPSGPLIQQTEAGADLHPDTEDPTLVGPPLHTPETEETNTQSSGDMGLPPASKSWSWATLEGPVPTGQPERVSRGKGSPKRSQHLGPSDIYLDDLPSLDSENAALYFPQSDSGLGARRWSEPSSQKSLRDPNPEHEPEPTLDTVDTIALSLCGGLADSRDISLEKFSQHSVSYQDLTKNPGLLDDPNLVVKINGKHYNWAVAAPMILSLQAFQKNLPKSTMDKLEKEKMPRKGGRWWFSWRRRDFLAEERSAQREKTAAKEQQGEKTDVLSSDDDAPDSPVILEIPSLPPSTPPSTPTYKKSLRLSSDQIRRLNLQEGANDVVFSVTTQYQGTCRCKATIYLWKWDDKVVISDIDGTITKSDALGHILPQLGKDWTHQGITSLYHKIHLNGYKFLYCSARAIGMADLTKGYLQWVSEGGCSLPTGPILLSPSSLFSALHREVIEKKPEVFKVACLSDIQQLFLPHGQPFYAAFGNRPNDVFAYRQVGLPESRIFTVNPQGELIQELMKNHKSTYERLGEVVELLFPPVARGPSTDLANPEYSNFCYWREPLPTVDLDTLD, from the exons ATGGCAGGCACGGCCTCCATTGGGCGGAGGAAGAGGCGTCGCAGGAGGAAGCCCAAGCAGAAGGAGGATGCAGTGGCAACTGATTCTAGTTCGGAGGAACTGGAGGCAGGCGCTGAGAGTGAGCTGTCCCTGCCGGAAAAGCCGAGGCCAGAGCCCCCAGG CAGTGTCCAGTTGGAAGAGAAGTCTTCACCGCAGCCCAAAGACATCTACCCCTACTCGGATGGCGAGTGGTCCCCCCAGGCCAG CCTCTCAGCAGGTGAGCTAACATCCCCTAAGAGCGACTCGGAGCTGGAGGTGCGGACCCCGGAGCCCAGTCCCCTGAGAGCCGAGTCCCACATGCAGTGGGCCTGGGGGAGGCTGCCTAAG GTGGCCAGAGCTGAGCGGCCCGAGTCCTCAATGGTCCTTGAAGGCAGAGCTGAGGCAACCTCTCCTCCTCGGGGAGGACCCAGCACTCCCTCTACCTCTGTGGCTGGCAGCGTGGACCCTTCGGGACCCCTAATCCAGCAAACAGAGGCTGGTGCCGACCTTCATCCTGACACAGAGGATCCCACTCTAGTGGGTCCCCCTCTCCACACCCCAGAGACAGAGGAAACCAACACTCAGAGCTCTGGGGACATgggcctccctcctgcctccaagTCATGGAGCTGGGCCACTCTGGAGGGTCCAGTTCCCACTGGGCAGCCAGAGAGGGTCTCCAGGGGGAAAG GCTCCCCAAAGAGAAGCCAGCACCTGGGCCCCAGTGACATCTACCTGGACGACTTGCCCTCCCTGGACTCTGAGAATGCAGCGCTTTACTTCCCCCAGAG TGACTCTGGGCTGGGGGCCAGAAGATGGAGTGAACCCAGCAGTCAGAAGTCCCTGAGGGACCCCAACCCTGAACATGAACCTGAACCCACTCTGGACACAGTAGATACAATAGCACTGTCCCTCTGTGGTGGACTGGCTGACAGCCGGGACATCTCCCTAG AGAAATTCAGCCAGCACAGCGTCTCCTACCAGGACCTCACCAAAAACCCCGGACTTTTGGATGACCCAAACCTAGTGGTGAAAATCAATGGGAA GCATTATAACTGGGCTGTGGCTGCCCCCATGATCCTCTCCCTGCAAGCCTTCCAGaagaacttgcccaag AGCACCATGGACAAGCTGGAGAAGGAGAAGATGCCCCGGAAGGGTGGGCGATGGTGGTTTTCCTGGCGACGCAGGGACTTCCTGGCCGAGGAG CGCAGTGCCCAGAGGGAGAAGACTGCAGCCAAGGAGCAGCAGGG ggagaagacagatgTCCTGAGCAGTGATGACGACGCCCCAGACAGCCCTGTGATCCTCGAGATCCCCTCCTTGCCACCCTCCACTCCACCCTCCACTCCCACCTACAAGAAGTCCCTCCGCCTTTCCTCCGATCAGATT CGGCGCCTGAACCTGCAAGAAGGTGCCAATGATGTGGTGTTCAGTGTGACCACTCAGTACCAGGGCACCTGCCGCTGCAAGGCCACCATCTACCTGTGGAAATGGGACGACAAGGTGGTCATCTCTGACATCGACGGCACCATCACCAA GTCGGACGCTCTGGGTCATATCCTGCCCCAGCTGGGGAAAGACTGGACACACCAGGGCATCACCAGTCTCTATCACAAAATCCACCT AAATGGGTACAAGTTCCTGTACTGCTCGGCGCGGGCCATTGGCATGGCGGACCTCACCAAGGGGTACCTGCAGTGGGTGAGCGAGGGGGGCTGTAGCCTCCCCACGGGCCCCATCCTTCTGTCTCCCAGCAGCCTCTTCTCTGCCCTCCACAG AGAGGTGATTGAGAAGAAACCAGAGGTGTTCAAGGTCGCCTGCCTGAGTGACATCCAGCAGCTGTTTCTGCCCCATGGACAGCCCTTCTATGCTGCCTTTGGGAACAGGCCCAAT GATGTCTTTGCCTACCGGCAGGTGGGCCTACCTGAGTCACGCATCTTCACAGTCAACCCCCAGGGAGAGCTCATCCAGGAGCTCATGAAGAACCACAAGTCCAC GTATGAGCGGCTTGGTGAGGTGGTCGAGCTCCTCTTCCCACCTGTGGCCCGTGGCCCCAGCACAGACCTGGCCAACCCTGAATACAGTAACTTCTGCTACTGGCGGGAGCCACTGCCCACTGTGGACCTTGATACCCTGGACTGA
- the LPIN3 gene encoding phosphatidate phosphatase LPIN3 isoform X7, translating into MSSVQLEEKSSPQPKDIYPYSDGEWSPQASLSAGELTSPKSDSELEVRTPEPSPLRAESHMQWAWGRLPKVARAERPESSMVLEGRAEATSPPRGGPSTPSTSVAGSVDPSGPLIQQTEAGADLHPDTEDPTLVGPPLHTPETEETNTQSSGDMGLPPASKSWSWATLEGPVPTGQPERVSRGKGSPKRSQHLGPSDIYLDDLPSLDSENAALYFPQSDSGLGARRWSEPSSQKSLRDPNPEHEPEPTLDTVDTIALSLCGGLADSRDISLEKFSQHSVSYQDLTKNPGLLDDPNLVVKINGKHYNWAVAAPMILSLQAFQKNLPKSTMDKLEKEKMPRKGGRWWFSWRRRDFLAEERSAQREKTAAKEQQGEKTDVLSSDDDAPDSPVILEIPSLPPSTPPSTPTYKKSLRLSSDQIRRLNLQEGANDVVFSVTTQYQGTCRCKATIYLWKWDDKVVISDIDGTITKSDALGHILPQLGKDWTHQGITSLYHKIHLNGYKFLYCSARAIGMADLTKGYLQWVSEGGCSLPTGPILLSPSSLFSALHREVIEKKPEVFKVACLSDIQQLFLPHGQPFYAAFGNRPNDVFAYRQVGLPESRIFTVNPQGELIQELMKNHKSTYERLGEVVELLFPPVARGPSTDLANPEYSNFCYWREPLPTVDLDTLD; encoded by the exons ATGAG CAGTGTCCAGTTGGAAGAGAAGTCTTCACCGCAGCCCAAAGACATCTACCCCTACTCGGATGGCGAGTGGTCCCCCCAGGCCAG CCTCTCAGCAGGTGAGCTAACATCCCCTAAGAGCGACTCGGAGCTGGAGGTGCGGACCCCGGAGCCCAGTCCCCTGAGAGCCGAGTCCCACATGCAGTGGGCCTGGGGGAGGCTGCCTAAG GTGGCCAGAGCTGAGCGGCCCGAGTCCTCAATGGTCCTTGAAGGCAGAGCTGAGGCAACCTCTCCTCCTCGGGGAGGACCCAGCACTCCCTCTACCTCTGTGGCTGGCAGCGTGGACCCTTCGGGACCCCTAATCCAGCAAACAGAGGCTGGTGCCGACCTTCATCCTGACACAGAGGATCCCACTCTAGTGGGTCCCCCTCTCCACACCCCAGAGACAGAGGAAACCAACACTCAGAGCTCTGGGGACATgggcctccctcctgcctccaagTCATGGAGCTGGGCCACTCTGGAGGGTCCAGTTCCCACTGGGCAGCCAGAGAGGGTCTCCAGGGGGAAAG GCTCCCCAAAGAGAAGCCAGCACCTGGGCCCCAGTGACATCTACCTGGACGACTTGCCCTCCCTGGACTCTGAGAATGCAGCGCTTTACTTCCCCCAGAG TGACTCTGGGCTGGGGGCCAGAAGATGGAGTGAACCCAGCAGTCAGAAGTCCCTGAGGGACCCCAACCCTGAACATGAACCTGAACCCACTCTGGACACAGTAGATACAATAGCACTGTCCCTCTGTGGTGGACTGGCTGACAGCCGGGACATCTCCCTAG AGAAATTCAGCCAGCACAGCGTCTCCTACCAGGACCTCACCAAAAACCCCGGACTTTTGGATGACCCAAACCTAGTGGTGAAAATCAATGGGAA GCATTATAACTGGGCTGTGGCTGCCCCCATGATCCTCTCCCTGCAAGCCTTCCAGaagaacttgcccaag AGCACCATGGACAAGCTGGAGAAGGAGAAGATGCCCCGGAAGGGTGGGCGATGGTGGTTTTCCTGGCGACGCAGGGACTTCCTGGCCGAGGAG CGCAGTGCCCAGAGGGAGAAGACTGCAGCCAAGGAGCAGCAGGG ggagaagacagatgTCCTGAGCAGTGATGACGACGCCCCAGACAGCCCTGTGATCCTCGAGATCCCCTCCTTGCCACCCTCCACTCCACCCTCCACTCCCACCTACAAGAAGTCCCTCCGCCTTTCCTCCGATCAGATT CGGCGCCTGAACCTGCAAGAAGGTGCCAATGATGTGGTGTTCAGTGTGACCACTCAGTACCAGGGCACCTGCCGCTGCAAGGCCACCATCTACCTGTGGAAATGGGACGACAAGGTGGTCATCTCTGACATCGACGGCACCATCACCAA GTCGGACGCTCTGGGTCATATCCTGCCCCAGCTGGGGAAAGACTGGACACACCAGGGCATCACCAGTCTCTATCACAAAATCCACCT AAATGGGTACAAGTTCCTGTACTGCTCGGCGCGGGCCATTGGCATGGCGGACCTCACCAAGGGGTACCTGCAGTGGGTGAGCGAGGGGGGCTGTAGCCTCCCCACGGGCCCCATCCTTCTGTCTCCCAGCAGCCTCTTCTCTGCCCTCCACAG AGAGGTGATTGAGAAGAAACCAGAGGTGTTCAAGGTCGCCTGCCTGAGTGACATCCAGCAGCTGTTTCTGCCCCATGGACAGCCCTTCTATGCTGCCTTTGGGAACAGGCCCAAT GATGTCTTTGCCTACCGGCAGGTGGGCCTACCTGAGTCACGCATCTTCACAGTCAACCCCCAGGGAGAGCTCATCCAGGAGCTCATGAAGAACCACAAGTCCAC GTATGAGCGGCTTGGTGAGGTGGTCGAGCTCCTCTTCCCACCTGTGGCCCGTGGCCCCAGCACAGACCTGGCCAACCCTGAATACAGTAACTTCTGCTACTGGCGGGAGCCACTGCCCACTGTGGACCTTGATACCCTGGACTGA